One genomic segment of Arthrobacter sp. zg-Y1110 includes these proteins:
- a CDS encoding DUF3046 domain-containing protein encodes MRISDFWRLMDDEFGAAYSRVLAADLVLGQLGGVTAAQALDKGMEPKSVWLAVCDIQDVPPERRLGRDVKPKAN; translated from the coding sequence ATGCGTATCAGCGATTTCTGGCGGCTTATGGATGACGAGTTCGGTGCGGCCTACTCCAGGGTCCTCGCCGCGGACCTGGTGCTCGGGCAACTCGGAGGGGTCACGGCTGCACAGGCCTTGGACAAGGGCATGGAACCCAAATCCGTATGGCTGGCCGTATGCGACATCCAGGACGTTCCGCCCGAACGCCGGCTGGGCCGCGACGTCAAGCCCAAGGCAAACTAG